A part of Carettochelys insculpta isolate YL-2023 chromosome 1, ASM3395843v1, whole genome shotgun sequence genomic DNA contains:
- the LOC142007156 gene encoding olfactory receptor 52K2-like, giving the protein MAASKWTFSHPSTFILISIPGLEEAHVWIPIPFCSIYVLSLLRYSLLLAIIKTEPALHEPMFLFLAMLASVDLVVSTAVMPKALSVFWFRDRTIHINARLAQIYLLHSLSVMESAFMPAMAFDRYIAICNPLRHSAILTNRVVAKIGLGVVMRGAVVVGPHPILLSQLPYCRTHIVSHTYCEFMALVNLACVDMTIMSTFSLLVAFLMAGIDLMLIVLSYFLILWAIFKLPSKEAHLTSLGTCGSHIGVILGFYSPALFSIITHRFGHSLAPHVHIIVANVYVLVPLMMNPLIYGVRTKKIRKRLLFLMLLQHICDLNDPSETWEKFTTRTH; this is encoded by the exons ATGGCAGCTTCCAAATGGACCTTCTCCCACCCATCCACCTTCATCCTCATCAGCATCCCAGGATTGGAGGAGGCACACGTCTGGATTCCCATCCCCTTCTGCTCCATCTATGTCCTGTCCCTTCTCAGGtacagcctcctcctggccattaTCAAGACAGAACCAGCTCTCCATGAGCCCATGTTCCTTTTCCTTGCCATGCTGGCATCTGTTGACCTGGTCGTCTCCACCGCTGTCATGCCCAAAGCCCTCTCTGTTTTCTGGTTCAGGGACCGGACCATTCACATCAATGCGCGCCTGGCCCAGATTTACCTCCTTCACTCTCTGTCAGTCATGGAGTCTGCGTTCATGCCGGCCATGGCCTTTGACCGCTACATTGCTATCTGTAACCCGCTGCGACACTCCGCCATCCTGACCAACAGGGTTGTAGCCAAGATAGGGCTGGGTGTAGTgatgagaggggctgtggtggtgggTCCACACCCAATCTTGCTGAGCCAGCTCCCATACTGCAGGACCCACATCGTTTCTCACACCTATTGTGAGTTCATGGCACTGGTGAATCTGGCTTGTGTGGACATGACAATCATGAGTACTTTCAGTCTACTGGTGGCATTTCTAATGGCAGGGATAGATTTAATGCTCATTGTCCTGTCTTACTTCCTAATCCTGTGGGCCATTTTCAAGCTCCCTTCCAAGGAGGCACATCTCACATCCCTCGGCACCTGTGGTTCTCATATTGGCGTTATCCTGGGGTTTTATAGTCCAGCACTTTTCTCCATTATTACCCATCGGTTTGGCCACAGCTTGGCTCCTCATGTTCACATTATTGTAGCCAACGTATATGTCCTGGTTCCACTCATGATGAACCCCCTCATCTATGGGGTAAGAACCAAAAAGATCCGCAAAAGG cttctctttctgatGCTCCTGCAGCATATATGTGACCTCAATGATCCCTCCGAGACCTGGGAGAAGTTTACCACAAGGACACACTAA